The stretch of DNA TGGCCTGAAAAGGATGCTCGTCGATCATGCGTGATAAAGTATTGATGCTTGCATCCGTCGCTTCGATGATAGACCAGTTCAACATCCCCAACATCAAATTATTGATAGATATGGGGTATAAGGTGGATGTTGCCTGCAACTTCGTAGAAGGCAACACCTGCTCTGATGCGAAAATTGAAGAATTAAAAAACAAGCTCACGGAAATGGGCGTGGACTATTACCAGATAGACTTTGCAAGAAGCGTCAGACATATATTGCAAAACCTAAAGGCTTATCGCCAGGTACTTAGCCTTATGAGAACCAACCAGTACAAATTCATCCACTGCCATTCTCCGATAGGCGGAGTATGCGGAAGACTTGCTGGACACAGAACACATACAAAAGTCATATACACAGCCCACGGTTTCCACTTCTATAAAGGCGCGCCGCTGCTGAACTGGCTTGTGTACTACCCGATAGAAAAATACCTGTCACGCTACACGGACGTGCTGATAACAATAAACAAGGAAGACTACGCCATAGCCAAAAACAAAATGCACGCGAAACGAACTGAATACGTTCCTGGTGTCGGCATAGATGTAGAAAAAATCAAGAGCGTAAAAGTTGATAGAAACAAAAAACGCGCAGAGTTAGGCATACCGCAAGATGCATTTGTCCTTATATCTGTTGGAGAACTGAATAAAAACAAAAATCATGAAGTTGTTATTAAAGCAGTTGGTGCAATGAGGGAAACACAAAATATACATTACATAATTGCAGGACAAGGTCCTCTTGATAAGTATTTGCTCAGTTTAACTGAAAAATATGGACTAGAAAAAAGAGTCTATCTGCTTGGATTTCGTACTGATGTTATTGAATTACTGAAATCGTCTGACGTCTTTGTTTTTCCATCACG from Cloacibacillus sp. An23 encodes:
- a CDS encoding glycosyltransferase family 4 protein, producing the protein MIDQFNIPNIKLLIDMGYKVDVACNFVEGNTCSDAKIEELKNKLTEMGVDYYQIDFARSVRHILQNLKAYRQVLSLMRTNQYKFIHCHSPIGGVCGRLAGHRTHTKVIYTAHGFHFYKGAPLLNWLVYYPIEKYLSRYTDVLITINKEDYAIAKNKMHAKRTEYVPGVGIDVEKIKSVKVDRNKKRAELGIPQDAFVLISVGELNKNKNHEVVIKAVGAMRETQNIHYIIAGQGPLDKYLLSLTEKYGLEKRVYLLGFRTDVIELLKSSDVFVFPSRREGLGLAALEAMTSGLPLITTYVGGIKDYTQDGVTGCC